DNA sequence from the Malus domestica chromosome 11, GDT2T_hap1 genome:
taaaaataaataaaaaataaaaaaattatttaaataactCTATTCTAAATTTATTTCTAATTGTAAGAAAAGAACAAGGACTTCAGTGGCTGCAATGTCCCACTCCTGATAAAACCGTTGTCGCAGTGACATTATCAGATGCAGAAAACAACAAGAGTGATGAAGAAGGATAAGAAGCAAACTCACTGACGTGGAAGCATGCCGCCATTCTTGCTTGCGCATCAAGGTATTATGCCGCCACTCTGCTTGCGCATCAAGAAATGCACGTGTCTAGCtatttacttttattttcttaGGGAGAACAGTCAAATTCGTCTTCACTCTGCTGATAAAAAATTATAGGAAAAGATTCGGTTTTTCAAGGACTCTGGATGAATTCTTTCTCAAAGTATTTTGTGGTTAATTCACTTATGTTTATAATCAAGactgtttatatttaaattattatgtaaaagatttaaataaaaaaattgagatcATTTAATCATCAAATAGTTTTAACTGTAAACATAAAATTTCATAAATTGACAACGGCTCACAAGATATTTCGAAAATAATTGGCTCAATTCTAAAGAGACAAGCTTTTCTCAAAATAATATACTTCAAGAAAAAATgtcaaaatatatatgaaatcacaATGTAGGAAAAGCAATGCTAGTTTTTATTTGACAGGACTCCTGCCACttgaattttaattagtttttatttGCTTGTCATAGCAAAATGCTTATCTTTTCTTATGATCGTTCAATCATTAAATCTTGGAAACCATTAAATTATTAACTAGCAGGGAAATATTTGCCATCCGCTGTATGAGGTTGACTACTTTTTCTCTTTATGACTGATGTATTATTATCATACAAATTACACGACCACTGTTAAGGATAAAGAGACATCTTATATgagattataaataaattacgaTCATTTAAAAGTAATTATTAGTAAATTAACGGTTGATCACTATTCATTTTTTAACTATTTCAATTAAGAAATTTGTACGTAAATCTAGCTGGTTGGACCTTTCCACTCAACCAAAGTTATAAAATCAAGCATCAGTTAGCATTCATAATACTAAATCTGAAACAGCTAGAAACCTCTCCGAGAATTCCCAAAGAGCAATATGGCACTTTGGATTTGGGCAACACTTGGGGTGCTTGCACTTGTTCACATCCTGCAAACATGCATATCAAAAGGCAAGACCAAGCACAAGATGCTACCTCCTGGTCCGAGAGGGTTTCCTATTTTTGGCAGCCTCCATTTGTTAGGAAAGTTCCCTAACAGGGATCTTCATCAACTATCCCGGAAATACGGTGATATCATGTACTTGCGGTTAGGCCTCGTACCCACAGTTGTTGTCTCGTCCCCACGAGCGGCCGAGCTGTTCCTCAAAACGCATGACCTCGTTTTTGCAAGTCGACCACCTCATGAAGGTTCAAAGCACATTTCGTTTGGGCAAAGGAACCTGAGCTTTGCTGAGTATGGCTCGTATTGGCGCGACATCCGAAAGATGTGCACGCTCGAATTACTTAGCAACCACAAAATCAATTCTTTCAAGTCGATGAGGAGAGAAGAAGTTGCTCTCCTAATTCAGTCTGTTGAGGAGGATGCCAATTATGGACGCGTTGCTATTGATCTCAGTGTCAAGGTATCATCGCTGAGCGTTGACATGACCTGCCGGATGGTGTTTGGGAAGAAGTACAAGGACGAGGAGTTTGACGAGAGGGGTTTCACCGCTGTGATGAAAGAGGGTCTCAAATTATCAGCGGGCCCTAACTTGGGAGATTACATTCCTTGTATTGCGCCGCTTGACCTCCAAGGGTTCACTAAAAAAATGAAAGCTATTAACAAGGCGTTTGATGAATtttttgagaagattattgatgAACATCTTCAATCCAAGGATGAAGAAAGAACTAAGGACTTTGTTGATGTCATGGTGGCCTTCATGGGGTCTGAAGATTCTGACTACCGAATCGAACGCACCAATATCAAAGCCATAATGTTGGTAAGTATACGTATATATCATTTTAtgtatttctctttttattcCTGCTTGATATCATTACAACGAAATTGTTTCTTGTTAGACAAATTTAGCATGGTGTGGTCTAAGATTGTGATTCTGAACGACTGATTAGGTCAATTTTTGGTTGAATATACTAGATTGACTGTTGATGGTACAAATTTGTGCTTTATCATGTACAATAAATTGTCATCTACGTAGATAAGTCCCGCTAATATATATACTTCATCTATGAAAAATTTATTGGCAGGACATGTTTGCGGGTTCAATGGACACCACATCAACAACAGTCGAGTGGGCACTCTCGGAACTCATGAGACATCCACAGGTTATGAAGAAAGTCCAAAAAGAGCTAGAAAATGTTGTCGGCCTCAATAGAATGGTGGAGGAATCAGACTTGGAGAAATTGGAGTACTTGGACATGGTAGTCAAGGAAACCTTGAGGCTACATCCAGTGGCACCATTGTTGGTTCCTCATGCAGCCATTGAAGATTGCATTGTCGATGGCTACCATGTACCAAAAAAGTCACTCGTGATCATAAACGCATGGGCAATCGGGAGAGACCAGAGTGCTTGGGAAGATGCAGAGAAGTTCGTACCAGAGAGGTTTGAGGGTAATAATGTTGATGTTAGAGGAAACCACTTTCAGCTTATACCGTTCGGATCCGGCAGAAGGCGTTGCCCTGGAATTCAGTTAGGGCTTACTGTGGTACAATTTGTGTTGGCACAACTTGTGCATTGTTTTGATTGGGAACTTCCGGATAACATGTTGCCAAATGACTTGGATATGACTGAGGATTTTGGTCTTACAGTCTCAAGGGCCAAGCATTTGCTCGCTATTCCTTCATATCGCCTTCAGAATTAATGTGTTTGTAGTGTCTATTTTCCTACTTGTAATCTGTTGTGGACtatcttttctgtttttctacTGTCTTACACTTATTTTCTTCACTTGATGAGGAGAACGAGCAATGGAATAAATTAAGCAAATTGTTGTCAAAGTTTCAATAATGATAAGTCCCATGTCTATATAGTAAATCAAAGCAACTAGCATGTCCTTTTCTATAAAGAGTTATTTTGAAACATAGATAGGATCATAGGGAAGAATATGCAATATGCATGTCTTTACGGTTCTGTTAATACTAGTGgatatgtatatatacttaTCTTTTACAAATGATAAGATAATCTTCATTATACTATGGGAGGGGGATTCGAGCATGGGACCCCGGGTGCATGGGCTAATACTTTTAACCAACTGAGCTTCAAGCCACTTGCTTGTATATATCTACAAATAGGGTTTACCATGTTTCCCTGCTCTTAATAATTCTCTTCAGGATTGGTTTTGCCCTATTAATTAGCGCCTTTCAGCTATATGGTTTGAAATTGGGCAATTAAGCTCCCCTTGTCGACAATGGATGACAAACTTATTTGGTTGAGTATTGAATAAGTTATATctatttgaatcttacccagtttcggCAACCTCCGCGACTTTGCAGGCGCTTTCCGGTCATCTTTGGCTACTATTTGGTTTCTTAACATGTATGATCTTGTTCTACTCTTCTctagcttcattttgatatattatgggtcaaatttggttgagaaatgagagagatatAGCCATTTGAAGATTGCCCAGATATCCGGCAATTTTCTAAAGATCTGGTGACCGAAATATTCCTTGCGTCGACTTTTACGAATTTTTTTCAGGAACCCTCCTAGATAAATTTTGACGCCCTGAATCCATTTTTTAGCATTTGTTAGTGAAATTTGGAAGTTTTAACGTAGTTGACTGGCTCGGGGTCTTGGTTGACTTTTTAGTTGACTTTTTACGAAATTTTCTTGGGATCCCTCTTAGGGTAATTGGATGCCCTAATTCCAAAGCCGCActccattttcccaaatttaatcattttagttgagttttactaatgggtcacaatattatgcttaggtgttATTACTATCGGAGACTCCGTCTTTCTTAGTTAGAATGGTTGCAACCTTGTaagtatctatgagtggaccccttcttaaATTGCACGATTTTAAATGCTAGGATTGCATTCAAGTTTCATGATTTTCTGTTTTACGcattatttatgatttattAAGTTTACATTTACGAAAGATTTACGAACCATGGCTTTTTACGTTTTAAGATGTATGATGGAATCACGGATATGAATTTATGATGTCACATGATTGATTTATTATGGTTTATGAGATTATGCTTTGAGCTTCGGTGATTTGATACAAGAAATGTGATTTATGTTTTTCGTGCTTACTTAGTGGGTAATCTtacaacacatacacacaacacaAGTATGTATCTGTCTATCACCATAGGACACAGTTGATGAGTAGTGAGATATTATGACATACATCACAGCTTCACTGGCGAAACCAATGTCAGACAGCTTCACTAGCCATGGCTAGTGTCGGTGTTTTATGTTGTATTTCTTGACGTAACTCagagtcgtacagcttcaccttcgggtgatgggcCTATCATGTTTTTTCACCGGTGTAACCCAGTGTCGTATAGCTTCATCCTCGAATGATGGTTATGTCTTTGGgtgactatgatacccctagttaAGTACATTATTTTATGATTTCGAGCTTTTACAGATTTTGCCTGTGGGCGACTACCATACAATTATTTAAGTAGATGATGATTTGATTTACGAACGTtttcatggcatgctagggtttttttttagaaaatctactatgtagtattatattgtgttttcaaaacagggggttaCTATGTTCGAAAGAAAAttgattttcttattattattatttatattaaattggTCCACTCACACTTTGTATGCCCTGAACACGTTTCTGCATTTGCATATTTCTctatatttacatattttatttaaattcattCCTTTTCATAACTTGCATCCATGTTAAAGTgactcatcaccctcaggtgtcgcCCAGCACATGGCCATCCTGGTGTTTAGAGGTATcggggtcggggtgtgtcaaaagtCCTAATCATGTTTTCCTGAGTATTTTCAATACACTTTTGTTACAAGACAATTTGTTGATGATTTAGTGATTAATTCCAGTTTTAATTCTAATCTTATTGAGTCATTTTATGCTTGATCACCATAGAATAGCTTTGTAATTGAGTTCGTTACATGGGTAAATTTGGATGACCGAGTCTTGTACCTATGCTGAGTATTAAGAGAACTAGTTACGGTTCTTGGAATTAATTATCACAAATAACTGGAATAGATTTCCATTGTGTTATGCTTTCTTGAAGTGCAACTTAGTAGATACCATGCTAAATACTTCAAGAATGAGTAGAGTTAGAGTAGACACCCATGCCTAATTCGTTGTTTAGGGAAATCAATAACTTAAAGAGTAGAAATCATGCCTTTAGGTTGACAAATGTTAAGCATCAAAAATCtgttttttatcattttgtGTATCGATTGCTTAGGCGAAAAAGATTAGAGATGGAAACCAAAGTCCTAACCGTTAAAATATAGTTTTCAAAACCCTTATTGTCAATGACTTTACTTTGCCTACTTTCTTTATATtgtgttttttatatttttaaatttaagacaTCTCAAACTATTTTGTTAAATCCTTTATGTGCATATTTGATAGCTTTTGTGAaagaattaatttaaattgttggaAATCATAATCTAGACAGTCCTCATGGGAATGATCTTGTATTTGTTTTCTATACTATGTGTTTGATCAGATAAaagtgtttagggtttgaaTTCTATGTTTATTCTTCTCTCTAGGAGGTAAATATATAGTTGTACAATATCCCACATAACAGGAAATAAGAATCCCAATTATACAAGGAATAAATTATAGAATTACATTCCTAAACTAAATGGTTGACTCAtgccaacactccccctcaagttggtgcatagatatCTCCTAAgcccaacttgtcaagtgaGTCTTGAAACACCCTTGCTGAAACCGCATGAGTTAACACATCTGCTAATTGTTCATCAGACCTCACGTATGGAATATCAATCAATTTGACATTTAACTTCTCTTCGATGAAGTGTCTATCTACCTCCACATGCTTTGTACGATCATGCTGAACGAGATTATTGGCTATTTCTTTCGCAACTTAATTGTCGCGGTATAATAACATAGCTCCCTGAAGCTTGAACCCAATCTCAGTAAGAAGAATCTTGAGTCATAGCAATTCACAAATTTCATGTGCCATCCCTCTGTACTCTGCCTCAGTTGTGGATCTAGCCATTACATTTTGCTTCTTACTTCTCTAAGTTACCAGATTTCCTGCTATGAATATGAAGTAGCCTGATGTGGAGCGACGATCGGTAATGTTTCCatcccaatcagcatcagtatACCCCTTTACCTCTATATGTCCATGTTTCCTAAAGATCAATCCTCTACTCGATGCACCTTTCAGATAACTCAGTATACACATCATTGCTGCCATGTGATCCTCACTAGGAGCATGCATGAACTGACTTACAACACTAACTGCATACGCAATATACGGACGTGTAAGTGATAGGTAAATCAATCGTCCTACCAATCTCTGATATCTTTCTTTATTGGTAGGAACTTGATCCTGGTATATCGCCAGGTGATAATTTTGCACAATGGGAGTTTCAACTAGTTTACAAGCCAACATTCCAATTTAAAAAAGAAgatcaagaacatacttccgCTGAGATAAGTAAATACCATCATAAGAACGAGCAACTTCAATGCCCAAGAAGTATTTCAAGCCTTttagatccttcatctcaaattctgatgaAAGATACCCCTGCAGCCTTTTTATCTCTTTTATGTCATCACCACTAACtaccatatcatccacatagataatTAACAAAGCAACTTTACCTCTCATGCGTTTGATGAACATGGTGTGGTCCGCATTTCCCTATCTATAGCCGCACCTTTTCATTGCTTCAGTGAACCTTCCAAACCATGCTCTGGGTGATTGTTTGAGTCCGTAGAGAGCCTTTCGAAGTCTACATACTTTCCCTACTTCAATCTGTCTTTCATATCCTGGTGGAAGATCCATGTATACTTCTTCTTCCAGATTTCCATGTaagaaagcattcttcacatcgaACTATTTCAAAGTCCAGTCCAGGTTACCTGCTAAAGATAAAAGGACTCGAATAATATTCATTTTTGTGACCGGAGTAAACGTTTCTTGATAGTCAACTCCAAATGTTTGTGTGTACCCTTTAGCTACCAATCTTGCCTTGTATCTGTTAATGGACCCATCCGCCTTGTGCTTTATGGTGAACACCCATTGACATCCCACTGGTCTCTTCCCTTGTGGTAGTGACACTACATTCCACGTTCCGTTTTTTTGTAAGGCTTCCATTTTTACTCCCATGGCTTCTACCCAATAAGGGTCTCGTAAAGCCTCTTCCACTTTTGTTGCAATTTTAATCCCAACCATTTGATTCACCATGGCTTGGTACTTCGGTGATAGTCGATGAGTGGACACATATTGTGCAATTGCATATCTCACTTTTCCTTCTGGAGAAAACCTGTCAGGTGGTTTCCCACGATTTTGCCTAGGAGGTAAAATATAGGAATTTTCAACAATATCTGGAGTATGAGAACGTACCTCTTAGATATCCGCGGTAACATGAGCGTGTACCAGTGGAGGAGAATAAGGGTTATTTTCTGTTTACACAGTCTCAGTATCACTCGCAGACCCATTACCTTATACTGAATCACTAAATGGTGTAGGCTTACTGTTCGACGCTGCATGAGCTATCTCTCGGTCTAGGGTTTCACGGTCAAGATCCACTGGGCTTTGGCTTGTTGTGTCACTGGCCACTATCGAGCTCTGAACTGCTATGTCGTGGCCTACTATTAGGCTTTAAATTGATGTGAAAGGCGCGATCAGGTAGGTTGCTCATAACATCTTCAGTCTCGATCTCACCTATACTACTGGGACCATGCCAACTGTCTCGTTCATGTGGAACATCAAACCAACTATAGTCTTCATATTTATTATTCAACTCCCTCTGAAGAGTATAGTGGATTTGATCAGAGATGAAAAACATCTCAGTTTCGGAAAACGTGACGTAACATCGATACCCCTTTTATTGGCTATTAAATCCTAGAAATACATAACGAACAACATACAGATCCAATTTACTCCGTTGATTCTTATGAAGATGCACATAAGCCACACATCCAAATATGCGAGGAGATAATTGAAGAGAAAATGGTAGAGTGACATAATCCATCAAGACTTCCATGGGAGTTCGAAAGTTGTGAACTCGAGAGGGCATTCAATTAAGAAGATAAATGGAATACATAATTGCATCCGCCCAAAAGGCATGAGGTGCATGAGCAATTAGAAGTGCACGTGTAGTTTCCAAGATATGTCTGTTCTTACGTTTTGTCACACCATTTTATTGATGAGTTGTAGTCTCGTGAAGTACGCTGTGCTTTGCGAAAAATTGTGATAGTTCAGAATTAAGATATTCTCCACCATTATCGGATCTCAGAACTTTGATAGGAAGagaaaattgatttccaatcaTCCGATAAaactgttggaaaatttgcccaACGTCACTTTTTTGTTTCATGGTATAGATCCAAGTCATTATGGAGCAATCATCTACAAAGGTAACAAACCACCGAATACCATTGCGCGTCACAATTGGTGAgggaccccatacatcaaagtGAATTAACTCAAATGGCACTGATCTTTTATTGAGACTCAAGTGGTAAGAAGTACGATGAATTTTTGCAACAATGCAATCATAACACTGAAAATCAGAGTCTGAAACGCCATTAAATAGAGACGGAAGTAATTTTcttaaataaccaaaagttgcaTGTCCTAGTCGACGATGCCATAACCAGATTCTCTTAACCTTGTTGTTGTGACCACTGCTCACTTGGTTGACTTGGCCCGGTACCacatcatccacataatataaccATCTCCTCTTAGTACCATGCCCAATGATCGCCCGTGTTTGGATATCCAGTAGTAGGCAAAAAGTGGGAAACATGAATACAACACAATCTAATTATTCCATAACTTGACCAACAGAAAGTAAATTATTTGATAGTGAATGAACAAGAAGAGTATTATGCAGAGATAGAGAGGGAGTAAGGGCGATGGAACCCGCGCCTGTAACTAGAACAATTTCACCATTTGATGTGATAACATTCTCCTTTGGTGGCACAGTTAAGGAGTGAAACAAGGATTCATCATATGTTATATGGTCTGTAGCCCCATAGTCAATTATCCAGCCAGAATCTCAGTTAGTGGATGCTGTGAATGCAGTGCAAATTTTACTTGGATCATCGGATTGTTCTtgagaattaattaaatttaaaaaggaTAGCTCCTGTCCTGGACCGTCAAGGTCCAAATTCTGTACATGGCTGCTGTCTGTGGATGGCCTAATTGGGCATGCACCCACCTTGTTATTCTTATCCATATTAGATCACTGCTTTGTTGGATGTTGGGCTCCATGCTCTGCAGGCCCAGCCCTCTGAAGATCATTGTCGCATGGCCTGTTAGATGATTTAGTGGTAAAGCAGATGATGATCCTCATCTGTACCTGGCAGATTTCTTCGATCTTTGCAAAACCCAGGGCATTCAAGCCCTTACTTCGGAACAAATCAGGttaattttgcttttgttttcattgaaatttaatgATAAATTGTGGTATAATTCTTTGGAATAGTTTATAACTAGGATCAGTTTAATCATAGGAGCAGTTGGCAATAAATTTGTTGAAAGGATTCTTTCCAGCTTGAATGACCAAGCAATTAAAAAGAGAGATTGAACTTTTCTAACAAAAGGATGGAGATTTATTCTTTGAAGCTTGGAAAGACTTTAAGAACAAGCTTCTTAAGTGTCCAACTCATAACATGCCCAAAGATGATCAGGTACAAGCTTTTTACTAGGGTTTAAATGAGACTAATAAAGCTATTGTTGATTCAACTTGCAATGGGATCCTGATGAAAAAAAAGTGGTGAATAAGCCATTGTTTGAAGAGTTGAGTGAGAATTCACAACAATACTTAACGAGCGGAAGAAGCACTATGAGGAGATTAGGAATTCATGAAATTAATACCAATGATGGTGTGCAAGCGGAGATGGCAACCATGAACACAAAGATTGATATGTTTGTTAAAGACATGTCTTCCCTAAGTGACAATCAACCTCCAAATGCCGAGGTATGTGTTATTTGTTCTCATTCTGATCATACAACTAAAACATGTCATTTGTCTTCTTTTACAGATCAGGAACCTGTAAATTATGTGGGAGAAGACAATTACCATCCCAAGAACAATCCattctccaatacatacaacccaGGCTGAAGGAGTCACCCCAATCTTTCATGGAGGAATGGACAAAATGTTCAAAACACACAAGAGCAACAAATGAATTATCAACAAAGGAGCAACTTTTAAGCTCAACCACAAGCTCAACAATAGACTTAAGAACCAAAGAACCTAGACTTTGAGAGCATTATACTTCAActtttacaacaacaacaacagacAAGCAACCAACAAGGTCAAGCTATTCAAAAGTCAGAAACGCAGTTGGGGCAAATGGCCAAAGAATTGAGTGAACGAAAGAAATGAGAGTTCCCATCATAAACTATACCCAACCCTAGTGGTTAAGAGGAGCTTAAAGCCATTAAAGTCCTAAGGAGTGATAAAGTTGTTGACAACAAAGTGGAAGTAGATAAAGAATCAACAGAGTCTAAAATTGTGGGTGCATCACCAACAAAAGCAATGGcttacaagaaagtaaatgagAAGGAGAATGTGATATTGCCACCCTTCCCTCAAAGGTTGGTCATGCAAAAGAAAGAACAACACttacttgatatttttgaaACTCTTCGGAAAGTAGAAATTAATATTCCTTTACTTGATGCACTTAGACATATTCCATCTTATGCTAATTTTAAGGATTGTTGTACtcacaaaagaaaatttcagGAATGTGAGAAAGTTGCATTAACTGAAGAAGTAAGTACGGTTTTGTTGAGAAAGTTACCTCATAAACTAAAAGATCTCGGGAGTTTTACTATACCTTGCATTATTGGAAATTATCATTTTGATAAATCTTTGTGTGATTTGGGTGTAAGTGTTAATCTaatgcctttctccatttttaaaaatttaggtTTGGGGGATTTGAAACTAACGTTGATTTCTTTGCAACTTGCAGATCGATATCAATCAAATACCCGAGAGGAATTATTGAAGATGTTTTAATTCGGGTTGACAAATTAATCCTCCTTGCTGATTTCTTGATTTTAGATATGGAGGGAAGTTCCAATCATACTAGGTTGTCCATTCTTGCATGTACATTAATTGATGTTGAGAAATGCACTCTTACTATGCGTGTTGCGACGAGGCAACCGAATTTAAAGTTTTTTCGAGCAAGTCAAGATCTGCAAGAGACTAGTACATGTTACATGATTGACTCTGTCTATGAAAGGCCTTCTAACAGCCACTAGTTGACTAATGAAGGAAAATCGAGTTCAATCTTCAAAGATGAAGGGTGGTGGAACAAGAGATTCATGAGCAATAATAAATTTGATGTGTTCCCCCATTTTAATGATCTGCCGTCTTCAGCGTAATTTGAAGATGGAGAGCTGACTGGTTTAATT
Encoded proteins:
- the LOC114823258 gene encoding cytochrome P450 71AU50-like yields the protein MALWIWATLGVLALVHILQTCISKGKTKHKMLPPGPRGFPIFGSLHLLGKFPNRDLHQLSRKYGDIMYLRLGLVPTVVVSSPRAAELFLKTHDLVFASRPPHEGSKHISFGQRNLSFAEYGSYWRDIRKMCTLELLSNHKINSFKSMRREEVALLIQSVEEDANYGRVAIDLSVKVSSLSVDMTCRMVFGKKYKDEEFDERGFTAVMKEGLKLSAGPNLGDYIPCIAPLDLQGFTKKMKAINKAFDEFFEKIIDEHLQSKDEERTKDFVDVMVAFMGSEDSDYRIERTNIKAIMLDMFAGSMDTTSTTVEWALSELMRHPQVMKKVQKELENVVGLNRMVEESDLEKLEYLDMVVKETLRLHPVAPLLVPHAAIEDCIVDGYHVPKKSLVIINAWAIGRDQSAWEDAEKFVPERFEGNNVDVRGNHFQLIPFGSGRRRCPGIQLGLTVVQFVLAQLVHCFDWELPDNMLPNDLDMTEDFGLTVSRAKHLLAIPSYRLQN